One segment of Cerasicoccus sp. TK19100 DNA contains the following:
- a CDS encoding LacI family DNA-binding transcriptional regulator, which yields MAVQYPKPTMQQIAQAAGVSQAAVSMALRNHARISKATCKRIQGIAKEMGYRPDPLISTLMAQRRTRSATSTQVCLAIISLWPERNEAWENSEFYKPYREGIEQRAEALSYRTEIYPCDGSAKEVSCLLRILNVRGIQGIIFCQAHESITTIPFPLDSFASVLIGPGIREPNISRVDSALDYDIHLAWQRLLDAGRKRIGLVTHSIFTHKTRGAAMGTFLNLQRRLAIKDSLAPLELGQADDLQSISEWIQATRPDAILTERADIAEELSRTYPQLDVVCFALSDGQTGRGIRVERKEIGMTAVDIVVTQLNQGERGIPAVPKRLLIEGHWQD from the coding sequence ATGGCGGTGCAGTATCCAAAACCGACGATGCAGCAAATTGCTCAGGCTGCCGGAGTTTCGCAGGCCGCAGTCTCCATGGCTTTGCGCAACCACGCTCGTATATCGAAGGCGACCTGTAAGCGCATTCAAGGCATAGCGAAAGAAATGGGCTACCGTCCGGACCCGTTGATCAGTACGCTTATGGCACAGCGACGTACGCGCAGCGCAACCAGCACCCAAGTCTGCCTGGCGATCATATCACTCTGGCCTGAAAGAAACGAAGCTTGGGAGAATAGCGAATTTTACAAACCCTACCGCGAAGGCATTGAGCAGCGGGCTGAGGCGCTCTCTTACCGCACCGAGATATATCCCTGTGATGGCTCAGCAAAAGAAGTAAGCTGCTTGCTGCGCATACTGAATGTCCGTGGTATTCAGGGAATTATTTTTTGCCAGGCTCACGAATCGATAACGACCATTCCCTTCCCTTTGGATTCATTTGCTTCGGTATTGATTGGCCCAGGCATTCGCGAGCCGAATATCTCGCGAGTAGATTCAGCGCTCGATTATGACATACATTTGGCTTGGCAAAGACTGCTCGATGCGGGGCGCAAGCGCATTGGGCTAGTCACTCACTCAATCTTTACGCACAAGACGCGTGGCGCGGCAATGGGCACTTTTTTAAATCTACAACGTCGCCTCGCCATTAAGGATAGCTTGGCTCCACTGGAGCTGGGGCAAGCCGATGACCTGCAGTCCATCTCTGAATGGATACAAGCTACGCGCCCGGATGCCATCCTGACTGAGCGGGCAGATATCGCCGAAGAACTGTCGCGCACATATCCTCAACTCGATGTCGTATGCTTTGCCTTATCTGATGGTCAGACCGGCCGTGGCATTCGCGTGGAGCGCAAAGAGATTGGAATGACTGCCGTCGATATTGTCGTCACGCAATTAAATCAAGGCGAACGCGGAATCCCGGCCGTTCCCAAGCGTCTATTAATCGAAGGTCATTGGCAGGATTAA
- a CDS encoding glycosyl hydrolase family 28 protein yields MISTAQDSSSQRVDATKAPAIQHFKHPRSCVFSKEFLLTVAGQSIEVLHTEAAAFANFVFDPSDGPVEVVVKRLHDTIEEFAIRPVKLGIEGKAEVKELRFTLENTDKVSVEIEGMRPLFLWANPPETVKPSPEDPKVRYFKRGQIYEIGELEINSGETLYIEGGAVLKARVICNNAQDVTIRGYGILDGGFYDRERGDYVASIVFNRCRRVTLHDITMIHPSGWMVVPGASEHVEIYNLKQIGEVVCSDGIDIVGSKHVHIHDCFLRNNDDCVVVKALLLGKKNLTAAQFDFRECPEDILIENCTLLCAEAGNAMEIGHELSVEYVRDVTFRNIDVLSVHTNGAVFSLHNNDRANIENITFEDIRIEHCWDKFIDFRISKSRFSSDEERGHIRGVTLRGIHWHMMPCNQGYTVSIIGGWSQDNLIEDVNIINMRINDHVVQDIDELEITTRYTRNIRLSEAEDLAALPHSVATV; encoded by the coding sequence CCAAGATTCTTCTTCGCAGCGTGTCGATGCAACCAAGGCACCTGCAATTCAGCATTTCAAGCATCCGCGTTCCTGCGTTTTTTCGAAGGAGTTCCTGCTCACCGTGGCAGGCCAATCCATTGAGGTGCTTCACACTGAAGCAGCGGCATTCGCGAACTTCGTTTTTGATCCATCGGACGGACCCGTCGAGGTGGTGGTGAAACGGCTTCACGATACGATTGAAGAGTTCGCAATCCGCCCGGTAAAGCTTGGTATCGAAGGAAAGGCAGAGGTTAAAGAGCTGCGATTTACGCTGGAGAATACCGATAAAGTGAGTGTCGAGATCGAAGGCATGCGCCCGCTGTTTCTCTGGGCGAATCCGCCCGAAACGGTTAAGCCTTCTCCGGAGGATCCGAAGGTCCGCTATTTCAAGCGAGGGCAAATATACGAAATTGGTGAGCTGGAAATAAACTCCGGTGAAACGCTCTACATCGAAGGTGGTGCGGTGCTAAAGGCGCGCGTGATATGCAACAATGCACAGGATGTCACCATTCGCGGATATGGCATTTTGGACGGCGGTTTTTACGACCGAGAGCGTGGCGACTATGTTGCCAGCATTGTTTTTAACCGATGCCGCCGGGTGACGCTGCATGACATTACGATGATTCATCCCAGTGGCTGGATGGTGGTGCCTGGAGCCTCTGAGCATGTCGAAATCTATAACCTGAAACAAATCGGTGAAGTCGTCTGCTCGGACGGTATCGACATCGTTGGATCCAAGCATGTGCACATCCACGATTGTTTCCTTCGGAACAATGACGACTGCGTCGTGGTAAAGGCTCTTCTCCTGGGCAAAAAGAATCTGACGGCGGCACAATTTGATTTTCGCGAATGTCCGGAAGATATCCTTATCGAGAACTGCACACTGCTTTGCGCTGAGGCGGGTAACGCCATGGAAATCGGGCATGAGCTAAGTGTCGAGTATGTGCGCGATGTCACTTTCCGAAACATCGACGTGCTCTCAGTCCATACTAATGGCGCGGTGTTTTCCCTGCACAATAATGACCGGGCAAACATCGAGAATATCACCTTTGAGGATATCCGTATCGAGCATTGCTGGGACAAATTTATCGACTTCCGCATTTCGAAATCGCGCTTCAGCAGTGATGAAGAACGTGGTCACATCCGTGGCGTGACCCTGCGCGGCATCCACTGGCATATGATGCCTTGCAATCAAGGATACACCGTTTCCATCATCGGTGGCTGGAGCCAAGACAACCTCATTGAGGATGTGAACATCATTAACATGCGTATTAACGACCATGTGGTTCAGGACATCGACGAGCTCGAGATTACCACCCGCTACACGCGCAACATACGCCTTAGCGAGGCAGAGGATTTGGCTGCTTTGCCTCATTCGGTGGCTACTGTATAG